A single genomic interval of Melanotaenia boesemani isolate fMelBoe1 chromosome 4, fMelBoe1.pri, whole genome shotgun sequence harbors:
- the LOC121639048 gene encoding dynein light chain 4, axonemal encodes MAGTGEGKKEEADYKRLHSFPLIRHTDMPEEMRVETMELCVTACEKFATNNESAAKMIKESMDKKFGSSWHVVIGEGFGFEVTHEVKNLLYMFFGGSLAVCVWKCS; translated from the exons ATGGCAGGGACTGGTGAGGGGAAGAAAGAAGAGGCCGATTACAAGAGACTGCACAGCTTTCCTCTCATCAGG CACACAGACATGCCAGAGGAAATGAGGGTTGAAACCATGGAGTTGTGTGTAACAGCCTGCGAAAAATTTGCCACCAAcaatgag AGTGCGGCTAAGATGATTAAAGAGTCAATGGACAAGAAGTTTGGCAGCTCATGGCACGTGGTGATCGGTGAAGGCTTCGGTTTTGAGGTCACACATGAAGTGAAAAACCTGCTCTACATGTTCTTTGGAGGAAGTTTggccgtgtgtgtgtggaagtgcTCGTAG
- the nptxrb gene encoding neuronal pentraxin receptor b: MKFVVVLVGAGTLAFLGAVICIIASVYPRKRGEPPSDNSTLTSEALLQPLEPGSVAHAGPLGALHGAGSYDVGNGLGGLGLEVPTLNELNLGEETGGGSAKQFSFSRLICTPVPVGECKTKDLRQQRDQQQADEPMYGTGDEDLRTTAEELRQMVLQQNDQILMDQRTIRELTGKLSECESGLEDERGPPARSIGVWSGNRRVMAGDEVSSSTAAQLQTARAVEELARAIMDLKDRIEKLEAEIGPAALNLTDTSVGAGSSSNSGSSSPTGNSGKAPAPPTGSASSSPVGTATGGRRPTSPASPGPKPSIKGTPGRGKSTWRVEDLEGELERKIKMLEKERQAMRKETQGQHEKINQGIDTVTHRISELEQTLTEPPFPDGFVLSFPMRTNYMYGLVRKEITEMYAFTACVWLKAKEGGIGTPFSYSVPGQPNELVLLQGVHNPVELLINDKVAQLPLSLPQDEWQHICVSWTLRDGVWKAYQGGKMKGRGEGLAAWHPIKPGGVLILGQEQDTLGGRFDASQALVGELSQFNLWDRVLKPAEVAALADCSSSALGNIAPWTDHDVDVYGGATKESLDPCHAAQRSNPSSPKQ, translated from the exons ATGAAGTTCGTGGTGGTGCTAGTTGGAGCAGGCACTCTGGCCTTCCTTGGCGCGGTCATCTGCATCATCGCGAGTGTTTATCCACGAAAACGCGGCGAACCTCCCAGCGACAATAGCACCCTGACATCGGAGGCGCTGCTCCAGCCCTTAGAACCCGGATCGGTGGCCCACGCGGGACCGCTGGGTGCTCTCCACGGCGCGGGCTCATATGATGTAGGGAACGGACTTGGCGGCCTCGGCTTGGAGGTTCCCACACTCAACGAGCTCAATCTTGGGGAGGAGACAGGTGGAGGTTCAGCGAAACAGTTCAGCTTCAGCCGACTGATCTGCACTCCTGTACCCGTCGGAGAATGTAAGACCAAAGATCTGAGACAGCAGCGGGACCAGCAGCAGGCGGATGAGCCGATGTATGGAACCGGAGATGAAGATCTCCGGACAACCGCGGAGGAACTCCGGCAGATGGTGTTGCAACAGAACGACCAGATACTTATGGACCAGAGGACCATTCGGGAGCTGACGGGAAAGCTAAGTGAGTGTGAAAGTGGCTTGGAAGACGAAAGGGGCCCCCCGGCGAGGAGCATCGGGGTGTGGAGCGGCAACCGCCGCGTCATGGCCGGAGATGAGGTGAGCTCCTCCACCGCGGCGCAGCTGCAGACGGCGCGGGCTGTAGAGGAGCTGGCCAGGGCTATTATGGACCTGAAGGACCGCATTGAAAAACTTGAG GCGGAGATAGGGCCAGCTGCCTTGAACCTAACTGACACATCTGTGGGTGccggcagcagcagcaacagtggCAGCAGCAGCCCGACTGGTAACTCTGGCAAGGCTCCAGCTCCTCCCACTGGCAGTGCTTCCTCTTCACCAGTGGGCACTGCCACAGGGGGCCGTCGTCCTACATCTCCGGCATCCCCTGGTCCCAAACCTTCCATTAAAGGTACCCCAGGGCGAGGAAAAAGCACCTGGAGGGTGGAGGACCTGGAGGGGGAGctagaaaggaaaataaagatgttGGAAAAGGAGCGGCAAGCCATGAGGAAGGAGACGCAGGGCCAGCATGAGAAAATCAACCAGGGCATTGACACCGTTACCCACCGTATCTCTGAGCTGGAACAAA CGCTAACAGAGCCACCGTTCCCTGATGGCTTCGTCCTCTCCTTCCCCATGCGAACCAACTACATGTACGGGCTTGTGAGGAAAGAGATAACTGAGATGTATGCCTTCACTGCCTGTGTATGGCTAAAGGCCAAAGAAGGTGGCATCGGGACCCCTTTCTCTTACTCTGTGCCAGGGCAGCCTAATGAGCTGGTGCTGCTGCAGGGAGTCCACAATCCTGTAGAGCTGCTCATCAACGACAAG GTGGCACAGCTGCCTCTGTCCTTACCACAGGACGAGTGGCAGCACATCTGTGTTAGTTGGACCTTGAGAGATGGGGTATGGAAGGCCTACCAGGGAGGAAAAATGAagggaagaggagagggactGGCTGCTTGGCATCCCATCAAACCTGGGGGAGTCCTTATACTGGGGCAGGAACAG GATACACTGGGTGGGCGTTTTGATGCCTCCCAGGCCCTGGTCGGGGAGCTATCCCAGTTCAACCTGTGGGACCGCGTACTGAAGCCAGCAGAGGTGGCCGCCCTTGCTGACTGCAGCTCCTCCGCACTGGGCAACATCGCTCCCTGGACTGACCACGATGTAGATGTCTATGGTGGTGCCACCAAGGAGTCCTTGGACCCATGCCACGCTGCGCAGCGATCCAACCCCTCCAGCCCTAAACAGTGA